In Geobacillus kaustophilus, a genomic segment contains:
- the spoIVB gene encoding SpoIVB peptidase, producing MNKETARKIAGVLLLGILTAIAFSKPMKEYWQIPKQLVLFEGDAVEFSAASLPVQAAVNDRNAPETLNIERKNGSLSVKAKRRGHETMVLQVAGMPIKQVDVNVLPTLKVIPGGQSIGVKLNTVGVLVVGYHLVETENGKKSPGEAAGIQVGDIIIGINGQKIENMSDLSPFIEEAGKTGKPLHLKILRDQHSMTVKLVPLRDKHDDVYRIGLYIRDSAAGIGTMTFYDPKSKTYGALGHVISDMDTKKPIVVQNGQIMRSTVTSIEKGTSGNPGEKLARFSDREEVIGTITTNSPFGIFGKLIKPLPNGPFTKPIPVALANQVKEGPAKILTVVENDKVEQFDVEIVSIIPQKFPATKGLVIRVTDPRLLKKTGGIVQGMSGSPIIQDGKLVGAVTHVFVNDPTSGYGVHIEWMLQEAGIDLYGKQKKAS from the coding sequence TTGAATAAAGAAACGGCGCGAAAAATCGCAGGAGTGCTTCTCCTTGGTATATTGACGGCCATCGCTTTTTCCAAACCGATGAAGGAATATTGGCAAATTCCAAAGCAGCTTGTCCTGTTTGAAGGCGATGCGGTTGAATTTTCTGCTGCTTCCCTTCCTGTGCAAGCGGCCGTCAATGACCGAAACGCTCCCGAAACGCTCAATATTGAGCGAAAAAACGGTTCTCTGTCTGTAAAGGCGAAACGCCGCGGACATGAAACGATGGTGTTGCAGGTTGCCGGAATGCCGATCAAGCAAGTGGATGTCAACGTGCTGCCGACGCTCAAAGTCATTCCCGGCGGACAATCGATCGGCGTCAAGCTCAATACCGTCGGCGTTCTTGTCGTCGGTTACCACCTTGTCGAAACCGAAAACGGGAAAAAATCGCCGGGAGAGGCAGCCGGCATTCAAGTCGGCGACATCATTATTGGCATTAACGGCCAAAAAATCGAAAACATGAGCGACCTCTCCCCTTTCATTGAGGAGGCCGGCAAAACGGGAAAACCGCTTCATCTAAAAATTCTGCGCGATCAGCACTCCATGACGGTGAAGCTCGTTCCGCTGAGAGATAAGCATGACGATGTGTACCGCATCGGCCTGTACATTCGCGATTCGGCCGCCGGCATCGGGACGATGACATTTTATGACCCCAAATCAAAAACATATGGCGCACTTGGCCATGTCATCTCTGACATGGATACGAAAAAGCCGATTGTCGTGCAAAACGGGCAAATTATGCGCTCGACTGTCACATCGATCGAAAAAGGGACGAGCGGCAATCCAGGTGAAAAATTAGCCCGCTTTTCCGACCGCGAAGAAGTGATCGGCACAATCACCACCAACAGCCCGTTTGGCATTTTCGGCAAGCTGATCAAACCACTGCCGAACGGTCCGTTCACAAAACCGATCCCGGTTGCCTTAGCGAACCAAGTGAAAGAAGGACCGGCAAAAATATTGACAGTGGTGGAAAACGACAAAGTCGAGCAGTTTGACGTGGAAATTGTCAGCATCATTCCGCAGAAATTTCCTGCGACCAAAGGCCTTGTGATTCGCGTAACTGACCCGCGCTTGTTAAAGAAAACAGGGGGCATCGTCCAAGGGATGAGCGGCAGCCCGATCATTCAGGACGGAAAACTCGTAGGCGCAGTGACGCACGTTTTCGTGAATGATCCGACATCCGGCTATGGCGTCCACATTGAGTGGATGCTGCAAGAGGCAGGCATCGATCTATACGGCAAACAAAAGAAAGCGAGCTGA
- a CDS encoding glycerophosphodiester phosphodiesterase, translated as MTWIFAHRGAAGTHPENTMAAFIEAEKVGADGIELDVQLTKDGEIVVIHDETVDRTTDGSGWVKAITYRELRRLNAAAKWRGKYGHCPIPHLEEVLAWLSSTRMAVNIELKNSLIPYEALEQKTIDLVRRYGLEKRTILSSFNHHSMRLCRTLAPEIETALLYIEPLYDPWTYVRAMNADGVHPHYRTVTAEFAAEARRRGVAVRPFTVNKRNVMKTMFAYGVDAVFTDYPRQAKQWKEKTP; from the coding sequence ATGACATGGATTTTTGCCCATCGCGGGGCGGCGGGAACGCACCCGGAAAATACGATGGCGGCGTTTATCGAGGCGGAAAAAGTAGGGGCGGACGGCATTGAATTGGATGTGCAGCTCACAAAAGACGGCGAAATCGTCGTCATTCATGACGAAACGGTCGACCGGACGACGGACGGCAGCGGCTGGGTGAAAGCCATCACGTACCGCGAACTGCGCCGATTGAACGCGGCGGCGAAATGGAGAGGCAAGTATGGCCATTGTCCGATTCCGCATCTTGAAGAAGTGCTTGCTTGGCTGTCATCAACACGGATGGCGGTCAACATCGAGCTGAAAAATAGCCTCATCCCCTACGAAGCGCTTGAGCAAAAAACGATCGACCTCGTGCGCCGCTATGGGCTTGAGAAACGGACGATTTTGTCATCGTTCAATCATCATAGCATGCGCCTTTGCCGAACGCTTGCACCGGAAATCGAGACGGCGCTCTTGTACATCGAGCCGCTGTATGACCCATGGACGTATGTGCGCGCCATGAACGCCGACGGGGTGCATCCGCACTATCGGACGGTGACGGCGGAATTTGCCGCCGAAGCGCGGCGGCGCGGGGTGGCGGTCCGCCCGTTTACGGTAAATAAGCGAAATGTGATGAAAACGATGTTTGCTTATGGCGTTGACGCCGTCTTCACCGACTACCCGCGACAAGCGAAGCAATGGAAAGAGAAAACGCCTTAA
- a CDS encoding DUF2627 domain-containing protein has translation MGRMIALLILVIPGLGAALGIKWMRDALFGINGPLFSALWLQFLAGLALFAAGLAFLGGFLLHRDRKRNKVQARFQRKRKTP, from the coding sequence ATGGGGCGAATGATTGCGCTGTTGATTTTAGTCATTCCCGGGCTTGGAGCGGCGCTTGGCATCAAATGGATGCGCGATGCGTTGTTTGGCATCAACGGGCCGCTGTTTTCTGCCTTATGGCTCCAATTTCTCGCCGGGCTCGCGCTGTTTGCCGCCGGGCTGGCGTTTCTCGGCGGTTTTTTGCTGCACCGCGACCGGAAGCGCAACAAAGTGCAGGCGCGTTTTCAACGAAAACGAAAAACACCTTGA
- the spo0A gene encoding sporulation transcription factor Spo0A has translation MLHSKKKWGRTIVLSIKVCIADDNRELVTLLDEYISSQPDMEVMGTAYNGQDCLHMLEEKRPDILLLDIIMPHLDGLAVLEKIRAGCEHQPSVIMLTAFGQEDVTKKAVELGASYFILKPFDMENLVHHIRQIHGKTAPMVRKTSSAYQARDNKPKNLDASITSIIHEIGVPAHIKGYLYLREAIAMVYHDIELLGSITKVLYPDIAKKYNTTASRVERAIRHAIEVAWSRGNLESISSLFGYTVSVSKAKPTNSEFIAMVADKLRLEHKAS, from the coding sequence ATGTTACATAGCAAGAAAAAGTGGGGGAGGACGATCGTTTTGAGCATTAAGGTGTGCATTGCCGATGATAACCGCGAATTGGTGACATTGCTTGACGAATATATCTCGAGCCAGCCGGACATGGAAGTGATGGGCACGGCGTATAACGGCCAAGACTGCCTTCATATGCTCGAGGAAAAGCGGCCGGATATTTTGCTTCTGGACATCATTATGCCGCACTTGGATGGGTTGGCTGTGCTTGAGAAAATCCGCGCAGGTTGTGAGCATCAGCCGAGCGTCATTATGCTGACGGCGTTCGGCCAGGAGGATGTCACGAAAAAGGCAGTGGAACTTGGCGCCTCCTACTTCATTTTAAAACCGTTCGACATGGAGAATTTGGTCCATCACATTCGGCAGATTCATGGCAAAACGGCGCCGATGGTCAGAAAAACCAGCTCTGCCTACCAGGCGCGCGACAACAAACCGAAAAATTTGGATGCCAGCATTACGAGCATCATCCATGAAATCGGCGTCCCGGCGCATATTAAAGGCTATCTGTACTTGCGCGAAGCGATCGCGATGGTGTATCACGACATCGAACTGCTCGGCTCCATCACGAAAGTGCTCTATCCGGACATCGCTAAAAAATACAACACGACCGCCAGCCGCGTCGAGCGCGCCATCCGCCATGCGATCGAAGTCGCTTGGAGCCGCGGCAACCTCGAATCGATTTCCTCGCTGTTCGGCTATACAGTGAGCGTCTCGAAAGCAAAGCCGACCAACTCGGAATTCATCGCCATGGTGGCGGACAAACTGCGGCTTGAGCATAAGGCATCGTAA
- a CDS encoding polyprenyl synthetase family protein, translated as MVLLSVEQFLNEQKRAVEAALSSYMARLRGPETLKKAMAYSLEAGGKRIRPLLLLATIQALGKDPAIGLPVACAIEMIHTYSLIHDDLPSMDNDDLRRGKPTNHKVFGEAMAILAGDALLTYAFQLIAEVDNDRVPPPVRLQLIEQLAKAAGPEGMVAGQAADMEAEGKTLALAELEYIHRHKTGKMLQYSVHAGALLGGADGRQTRELNEFAAHLGLAFQIRDDILDIEGTEEKIGKRVGSDHDNKKVTYPALLSLDGAKEKLTFHIDAAKLHLRQAGVDGAVLAYICELVAVRDH; from the coding sequence GTGGTGCTGCTTTCGGTTGAACAGTTTCTCAACGAACAAAAACGGGCCGTCGAGGCGGCGCTTTCCTCCTATATGGCGCGGCTTCGTGGGCCGGAGACGCTGAAAAAGGCGATGGCCTACTCGCTTGAGGCCGGCGGCAAACGAATCCGCCCGCTTTTGTTGCTGGCGACCATCCAAGCGCTTGGCAAAGACCCGGCGATCGGTCTGCCAGTCGCTTGCGCCATTGAAATGATTCATACGTATTCGCTTATTCACGATGACTTGCCAAGCATGGACAACGACGATTTGCGGCGCGGCAAGCCGACCAACCATAAAGTGTTCGGCGAGGCAATGGCCATTTTGGCTGGGGACGCCTTGCTTACGTATGCGTTTCAATTGATCGCCGAGGTCGATAACGACCGCGTGCCGCCTCCCGTCCGTCTGCAGCTTATCGAGCAGCTCGCAAAGGCGGCCGGCCCGGAAGGCATGGTCGCTGGACAGGCGGCTGATATGGAGGCGGAAGGAAAAACGCTGGCGCTTGCGGAATTGGAATACATCCACCGCCATAAGACGGGGAAAATGCTGCAATACAGCGTGCACGCCGGCGCCCTGCTCGGCGGCGCCGATGGTCGGCAGACGCGCGAACTCAACGAGTTCGCCGCGCATTTAGGCCTCGCCTTTCAAATTCGCGACGATATTTTGGACATTGAAGGGACGGAAGAGAAAATCGGCAAGCGAGTCGGCAGCGACCATGACAACAAGAAAGTGACGTATCCGGCGCTGCTCTCGCTTGATGGCGCCAAAGAGAAGCTGACGTTTCATATTGATGCTGCGAAGCTCCATTTGCGGCAGGCTGGGGTGGATGGCGCTGTGCTTGCCTACATTTGCGAGCTTGTCGCGGTCCGCGATCACTGA
- a CDS encoding TlyA family RNA methyltransferase, which yields MKGKKERLDVLLVERGLAETREKAKRAIMAGLVYSNDVRLDKPGEKVPVDIPLEVKGNPLPYVSRGGLKLEKALREFHIRVENKIVLDIGASTGGFTDCALQHGAKLTYAVDVGYNQLAWKLRQDERVVVMERTNFRYVTPDQFTKGLPEVAVIDVSFISLRLILPVVKTVIVQGGDVIALVKPQFEAGKEKVGKKGIVRDPNIHEEVLESIIQFACAEGFDVLHLSYSPITGGDGNIEFLLHAVYSGENRKGENRLPMPIAHIVREAHAHLRGDRTEGHGE from the coding sequence ATGAAAGGAAAAAAAGAACGGCTCGATGTGTTGCTTGTCGAACGAGGGCTGGCGGAAACGCGGGAAAAGGCGAAGCGAGCGATCATGGCCGGGCTTGTCTATTCAAACGACGTTCGACTCGATAAGCCCGGGGAAAAAGTGCCGGTTGACATTCCCCTTGAGGTGAAAGGCAACCCGCTTCCGTACGTCAGCCGCGGTGGGTTGAAACTGGAAAAAGCGTTGCGCGAGTTTCACATTCGCGTGGAAAATAAAATTGTTCTTGACATCGGCGCGTCGACCGGCGGTTTCACCGACTGCGCCTTGCAGCATGGAGCGAAGCTGACGTATGCCGTCGATGTCGGCTACAACCAGCTTGCCTGGAAGCTGCGTCAAGACGAGCGCGTCGTTGTGATGGAGCGGACGAACTTCCGCTACGTGACGCCGGATCAGTTTACGAAAGGGCTGCCGGAAGTAGCTGTCATCGATGTCTCGTTTATTTCGTTGCGGCTCATTCTGCCGGTCGTCAAGACGGTCATTGTGCAGGGCGGCGATGTGATTGCTCTCGTCAAGCCGCAGTTTGAGGCCGGCAAGGAAAAGGTCGGCAAAAAAGGGATTGTTCGTGACCCGAACATTCACGAGGAAGTGCTCGAATCGATTATTCAATTCGCCTGCGCGGAAGGATTCGATGTTTTGCACTTATCCTATTCGCCAATTACGGGCGGCGATGGCAACATTGAGTTTTTGCTTCACGCTGTTTATTCGGGAGAAAATCGCAAAGGGGAAAACCGTCTGCCGATGCCGATCGCACATATCGTACGTGAGGCGCACGCCCATTTGCGCGGCGACAGGACAGAGGGGCACGGCGAATAG
- a CDS encoding exodeoxyribonuclease VII small subunit has product MSEEKEMTFEEAMKKLEEIVDKLEEGNVPLEEAIAFFQEGMKLSKLCHDKLQHVEKQLEYMLREDGELVPFSPEEE; this is encoded by the coding sequence ATGAGCGAAGAAAAAGAGATGACGTTTGAAGAAGCGATGAAAAAACTGGAGGAAATCGTCGATAAGCTCGAGGAAGGGAACGTGCCGCTTGAGGAGGCGATCGCCTTTTTTCAAGAAGGCATGAAACTGTCCAAGCTTTGCCATGATAAATTGCAGCATGTGGAGAAACAGTTGGAGTACATGCTGCGCGAAGACGGCGAGCTTGTCCCTTTTTCGCCGGAGGAGGAGTGA
- a CDS encoding YycC family protein, with protein MQPLKISLETAQKLAKALGVPIEQIMHMPPHILVNKLLELEKKENDPS; from the coding sequence ATGCAGCCGTTGAAAATTTCGCTGGAAACGGCGCAAAAGCTGGCCAAAGCGCTCGGCGTGCCGATCGAGCAAATCATGCATATGCCGCCGCACATTTTGGTGAACAAGCTGCTGGAATTGGAGAAAAAGGAAAACGACCCATCTTAA
- the recN gene encoding DNA repair protein RecN — MLAELSIKNFAIIESLSLSFDKGLTVLTGETGAGKSIIIDAIHLLIGGRGSAEFVRFGAEKAEIEGLFLLDDDRHPCWQKCADVGIDASDGMIVLRRDILANGKSVCRINGKLVTTAVLRDIGATLVDIHGQHEHQELMDPSRHLPLLDEFGGLEAAEALVRYRAVYERYEEFGNKLKKLSENEQQMAHRLDLLTFQLREIEQAALEPGEDERLMEEKVRIVNFQKIYTALQKSYEALSGEGRGLDSIGEAMRHLDDVAGMDAALKDAHETTANCYYLLEEVMYKLRDQIEGMEYDPERLDAIESRLAEIGQLKRKYGATIADILHYAETIAEEIETIENRETHVHELKQQLAAVTDELLTEAKNVTAVRQTYARRLIERIHQELKDLYMDKTKFDIVFAKREGSLDAPLVDGVPVRFQEDGIDVVEFYISTNVGEPLKPLVKVASGGELSRIMLALKTIFSKHQGVTSIVFDEVDTGVSGRVAQAMAEKIYRIASQSQVLCISHLPQVAAMADTHLLIAKETDGERTKTVVRKLNEEEKVKEIGRMISGVEMTELTKRHAKELLELAAKMKH; from the coding sequence ATGCTCGCCGAGCTGTCGATTAAAAATTTCGCCATTATCGAGTCGCTCTCGTTGTCGTTCGACAAAGGGCTGACAGTGTTAACCGGCGAAACGGGAGCCGGCAAATCGATCATCATCGACGCGATTCATTTGTTGATCGGCGGACGCGGTTCCGCTGAATTTGTTCGCTTTGGAGCGGAAAAGGCGGAAATCGAAGGGCTGTTTTTGCTTGATGATGACCGCCATCCGTGTTGGCAAAAATGCGCGGACGTTGGCATCGACGCCAGCGACGGCATGATCGTGTTGCGCCGCGATATTTTGGCTAACGGCAAAAGCGTCTGCCGTATTAACGGCAAGCTCGTCACTACGGCGGTGCTGCGCGACATCGGGGCGACGCTTGTTGATATTCACGGCCAGCATGAACATCAAGAACTGATGGATCCGTCCCGCCATCTGCCGCTTTTAGACGAGTTCGGCGGCCTAGAGGCTGCAGAGGCGCTTGTCCGCTACCGCGCCGTCTATGAGCGGTATGAGGAGTTCGGAAACAAATTGAAAAAGCTGAGCGAAAATGAACAGCAAATGGCGCACCGGCTTGATTTGCTGACGTTTCAGCTGCGCGAAATCGAGCAGGCGGCGCTCGAGCCGGGCGAGGACGAGCGGCTGATGGAGGAAAAAGTTCGCATCGTAAATTTTCAAAAAATTTACACCGCGTTGCAGAAAAGCTATGAGGCACTCTCCGGAGAGGGACGCGGGCTTGATTCCATCGGGGAGGCGATGCGCCATCTCGATGATGTCGCAGGCATGGATGCAGCGCTCAAAGATGCGCATGAAACGACAGCGAACTGCTACTATTTGCTCGAGGAAGTCATGTACAAGCTGCGCGATCAAATTGAGGGGATGGAGTACGACCCAGAACGGCTCGATGCCATTGAAAGCCGTCTTGCGGAAATCGGGCAGCTCAAACGAAAATACGGGGCGACGATTGCCGATATTTTGCACTATGCCGAGACGATCGCCGAGGAAATCGAGACAATCGAAAATCGCGAAACGCATGTGCATGAGCTTAAGCAGCAGCTCGCTGCGGTGACGGACGAGTTGCTCACGGAGGCGAAAAACGTCACCGCTGTTCGGCAAACATATGCCCGGCGCCTGATTGAGCGCATTCATCAAGAACTGAAAGACTTGTACATGGACAAAACGAAATTTGACATCGTATTTGCCAAGCGCGAAGGATCGCTTGACGCCCCTTTGGTCGACGGCGTGCCGGTTAGGTTCCAAGAAGATGGCATCGATGTCGTCGAATTTTACATTTCGACGAACGTCGGCGAGCCGTTAAAACCGCTCGTCAAAGTCGCTTCCGGCGGGGAGCTGTCGCGCATTATGCTGGCGTTGAAAACGATTTTTTCCAAACATCAAGGAGTGACGTCGATTGTTTTTGATGAGGTCGACACCGGTGTCAGCGGACGCGTCGCTCAGGCGATGGCGGAAAAAATTTACCGCATCGCCAGCCAGTCGCAAGTGCTTTGCATTTCCCATCTGCCGCAAGTCGCGGCGATGGCGGACACGCACTTGTTGATCGCCAAAGAGACGGATGGGGAACGGACGAAGACGGTCGTGAGGAAGCTCAATGAGGAGGAGAAAGTGAAGGAAATCGGGCGGATGATTTCCGGCGTCGAGATGACGGAGCTGACGAAACGGCATGCCAAAGAGCTGTTGGAACTGGCGGCGAAAATGAAACATTGA
- the ahrC gene encoding transcriptional regulator AhrC/ArgR produces the protein MNKGQRHIKIREIIMNHDIETQDELVERLREAGFNVTQATVSRDIKEMQLVKVPMANGRYKYSLPSDQRFNPLQKLKRALVDVFVKLDGTGNLLVLRTLPGNAHAVGVLLDNLDWNEIVGTICGDDTCLIICRTPKDAEKVSDQLLSML, from the coding sequence GTGAACAAAGGGCAAAGGCATATTAAAATTCGTGAAATCATTATGAACCATGACATCGAAACGCAAGACGAGCTTGTCGAACGGCTGAGAGAAGCTGGCTTTAACGTCACCCAGGCGACCGTCTCGCGCGACATTAAAGAAATGCAGCTCGTCAAAGTGCCGATGGCCAACGGCCGCTACAAGTACAGCCTTCCGTCCGACCAGCGTTTCAATCCGTTGCAAAAGCTGAAGCGGGCGCTTGTTGATGTGTTTGTGAAGCTTGACGGAACGGGCAACTTGCTCGTCTTGCGGACGCTGCCGGGCAACGCCCATGCCGTCGGCGTTTTGCTCGACAATTTGGATTGGAACGAAATCGTCGGTACGATTTGCGGCGACGATACGTGCCTAATCATCTGCCGTACGCCGAAAGATGCGGAAAAAGTATCCGACCAGCTGTTGTCCATGCTCTAG
- the dxs gene encoding 1-deoxy-D-xylulose-5-phosphate synthase, with translation MDLTKIDHPCVVKNMSIPELKRLSAEIRRFLIEKLSKTGGHIGPNLGVVELTIALHREFDSPKDKLIWDVGHQSYVHKILTGRAAAFDTLRQYKGLSGFPKRSESEHDVWETGHSSTSLSAAMGMAIARDLKGTDEYIVPIIGDGALTGGMALEALNHIGHEKTDMIVILNDNEMSIAPNVGALHNILGRLRTAGKYQWVKDELELLLKRIPAVGGKLAATAERLKDSLKYLLVSGVFFEELGFTYLGPVDGHDFEDLLENLRYAKKMKGPVLVHVITKKGKGYSPAENDKVGTWHGTGPYKIETGAFVKTKEAGPSWSALVSETVRRLARTDPRIVAITPAMPVGSKLEGFASEFPDRMFDVGIAEQHATTLAAGLATQGMKPFLAIYSTFLQRAYDQVVHDVCRQNLNVFFAIDRAGLVGADGETHQGVFDIAFLRHVPNLVLMMPKDENEGQHMVYTAIRYDDGPIAMRFPRGNGLGVPLDEELKEIPIGTWEVLHNGCDAAILTFGTTISMALKAADELAKDGISVKVVNARFLKPMDEAMLHELLESRLPILTVEEAVLQGGFGSAVLEFAHDHGYHGAVIERMGIPDRFIEHGSVSELLNEIGLTSAHIIDRIKTMAPRKQKRA, from the coding sequence TTGGACTTGACAAAAATTGACCATCCGTGCGTTGTCAAAAACATGTCCATTCCTGAGCTGAAACGGTTAAGCGCCGAGATTCGGCGGTTTTTAATTGAGAAGTTGTCGAAAACGGGCGGACATATCGGCCCAAACTTAGGGGTTGTCGAGCTGACGATCGCCCTCCACCGCGAGTTCGACAGCCCAAAAGACAAGCTCATTTGGGATGTCGGACACCAGTCATACGTGCATAAAATTTTGACCGGACGCGCCGCTGCGTTCGACACGCTCCGCCAATACAAGGGGCTGTCCGGATTCCCGAAACGGAGCGAAAGCGAGCATGACGTGTGGGAAACGGGCCATAGCTCGACGTCGCTGTCGGCGGCGATGGGCATGGCGATTGCCCGTGATTTGAAAGGGACGGATGAATACATCGTGCCAATCATCGGCGATGGGGCGCTCACCGGCGGCATGGCGCTTGAGGCGCTCAACCATATCGGGCATGAGAAAACGGATATGATTGTCATCTTAAACGACAATGAAATGTCGATCGCCCCGAACGTCGGCGCGTTGCACAACATCCTCGGTCGGCTGCGCACCGCCGGCAAATACCAGTGGGTGAAAGATGAACTGGAGCTGTTGCTCAAGCGTATCCCAGCGGTCGGCGGCAAGCTGGCGGCGACCGCCGAGCGGTTGAAAGACAGCTTGAAATATTTGCTTGTCTCCGGCGTCTTTTTTGAAGAACTTGGGTTTACGTATTTAGGCCCGGTCGACGGCCACGATTTTGAGGATTTGCTTGAGAACTTGCGCTATGCGAAGAAGATGAAAGGTCCGGTGCTTGTGCATGTCATCACGAAGAAAGGGAAAGGATACAGTCCGGCGGAAAACGACAAAGTCGGCACATGGCACGGCACAGGGCCGTACAAAATCGAAACCGGTGCTTTTGTCAAAACGAAAGAGGCCGGTCCGTCATGGAGCGCGCTTGTCAGCGAAACGGTGCGCCGGCTCGCCCGCACCGACCCGCGCATCGTCGCGATTACGCCGGCGATGCCGGTCGGCTCGAAGCTGGAAGGGTTCGCAAGCGAGTTCCCAGATCGGATGTTTGATGTTGGCATCGCCGAGCAGCACGCGACAACGCTCGCGGCTGGATTGGCGACGCAAGGGATGAAACCGTTTTTGGCCATTTATTCGACGTTTTTGCAGCGCGCCTATGACCAAGTCGTCCATGATGTATGCCGGCAAAACTTAAATGTCTTTTTCGCCATTGACCGTGCTGGGTTGGTCGGGGCGGACGGCGAAACGCACCAAGGGGTGTTTGACATCGCCTTTTTGCGCCATGTGCCGAACTTGGTGTTGATGATGCCAAAAGACGAAAACGAAGGACAGCACATGGTGTACACCGCCATCCGCTACGACGACGGGCCAATCGCCATGCGTTTCCCGCGCGGCAACGGGCTTGGCGTACCGCTTGATGAGGAGCTGAAAGAAATTCCAATCGGCACGTGGGAAGTGTTGCACAACGGCTGCGATGCGGCGATTTTGACGTTTGGCACGACGATTTCGATGGCGCTTAAGGCGGCTGACGAGCTGGCGAAAGACGGCATATCAGTGAAAGTCGTCAACGCCCGCTTTTTGAAGCCGATGGATGAAGCGATGCTTCACGAACTGCTTGAAAGCCGCCTGCCGATCTTAACGGTCGAAGAGGCGGTGCTGCAAGGCGGCTTTGGCAGTGCTGTGTTGGAGTTTGCTCATGATCATGGCTACCACGGAGCGGTCATCGAACGAATGGGCATCCCGGACCGCTTTATCGAACATGGAAGCGTCAGCGAGCTGCTCAATGAAATCGGGCTGACGTCGGCCCATATCATCGACCGCATCAAAACGATGGCGCCAAGAAAACAGAAAAGGGCTTGA